GTGACCCCCGCGACGGGCCACGAGGCGTGCCGTCCGGACGGCATGTACAAGACCCCGGGCGTGGACGTCCCCTACTGCGACGTCTACGACACCGCGGGCCGCGAGAAGCTCCCCAACGGCCTGGACCGCCGCGTGATCGGCTACTTCTCGAGCTGGCGCACGGGGGCCAACGGCCAGCCGCGCTACCTCGCGAGCGACATCCCCTGGAACAAGCTCTCGCACATCAACTACGCGTTCGCGCACGTCGGTGCCGACAACAAGATCTCGGTCAACGCGCAGGCCGCGGGCAACGCGTCGACCGACATGACGTGGCCGGGGGTCGCCGGGGCCGCGATGGACCCGACCCTGTCCTACACGGGGCACTTCAACCTGCTCGCGAAGTACAAGAAGGCGAACCCGGGCGTGAAGGTGATCCCCGCCGTCGGGGGGTGGGCCGAGACCGGTGGCTACTTCGACGCGAACGGCAACCGTGTCGCGTCGGGCGGCTTCTACACGATGACCGAGTCCCAGGCGAAGATCGACACGTTCGCCGACTCGACCGTCGCGTTCATCCGCCAGTACGGGTTCGACGGCATCGACATCGACTACGAGTACCCCACGTCCAACAAGGGCGCCGGCAACCCGGACGACTTCGCGTTCTCGGACGCCAAGCGTGACAAGCACTTCCAGGGGTACGTGAACCTCCTCAAGACGCTCCGCGAGAAGCTCGACAAGGCGGGCGCCGAGGACGGCGAGTACTACATGCTGACGACCGCGACGCCGTCGTCCGGGTGGCTGCTGCGCGGCATGGAGGCCTTCCAGGTCGTCCAGTACCTCGACTACGTCAACCTCATGTCGTACGACCTGCACGGTGCGTGGAACGAGCACGTCGGTGGCAACTCGCCGCTGTTCGACGACGGCAAGGACCCCGAGCTCACCGCTGCGGGTGTCTACACGGCGTACAAGGGCATGGGCTACCTCAACGGCGACTGGGCCGCGCACTACTTCCGTGGCGCGATGCCCGCGGGGCGCGTGAACCTCGGCGTCGGCTTCTACACGCGTGGCTTCCAGGGAGTCCAGGGCGGTACCGACGGCATGGGCGGCAAGGCCGTCCCGCCCGCGGGCTTCACGTGCCCGGCGGGCACCAACGGCAAGTGCGGCTACGGGGCCGAGGGCATCGACAACCTCTGGTTCGACTCGGACCCCATGGGCAACGCGGTCCCGGCCGGCGTGAACCCGATCTGGCACGCGCTGAACCTGCAGAAGGGTATCGCGGGCGACTACGCGGCCTCCTACAAGGTCCCGACGGCGGTCACGGGCTCGTACGTGCACCACTTCGACCCGGTCACCAAGAACGAGTGGTGGTGGAACGCGAGCAAGAAGGTCTTCCTGTCCGGTGACACGACGCAGGCGATCGGCGCCAAGACCGACTACGTGGCCGACAAGGGCCTGGGTGGCGTCATGATCTGGGAGCTCGCCGGCGACTACGGCTACAACCAG
This region of Oerskovia jenensis genomic DNA includes:
- a CDS encoding glycosyl hydrolase family 18 protein, with the translated sequence MHVKLTGHRARVGAALATTTALFATMLVAAATSSAAAADCAPAWSATATYTNGAAVSKDGVNYSAKWWTQNNVPGADAAGPWVSQGACGPTGGTTGGTTGGTTGGTTGGTTGGTTGGTTGGTTGGTTGGTTGGTTGGTTGGTTGGTTGGTTGGTTGGATGGTTGGTTTPVTPATGHEACRPDGMYKTPGVDVPYCDVYDTAGREKLPNGLDRRVIGYFSSWRTGANGQPRYLASDIPWNKLSHINYAFAHVGADNKISVNAQAAGNASTDMTWPGVAGAAMDPTLSYTGHFNLLAKYKKANPGVKVIPAVGGWAETGGYFDANGNRVASGGFYTMTESQAKIDTFADSTVAFIRQYGFDGIDIDYEYPTSNKGAGNPDDFAFSDAKRDKHFQGYVNLLKTLREKLDKAGAEDGEYYMLTTATPSSGWLLRGMEAFQVVQYLDYVNLMSYDLHGAWNEHVGGNSPLFDDGKDPELTAAGVYTAYKGMGYLNGDWAAHYFRGAMPAGRVNLGVGFYTRGFQGVQGGTDGMGGKAVPPAGFTCPAGTNGKCGYGAEGIDNLWFDSDPMGNAVPAGVNPIWHALNLQKGIAGDYAASYKVPTAVTGSYVHHFDPVTKNEWWWNASKKVFLSGDTTQAIGAKTDYVADKGLGGVMIWELAGDYGYNQTKGQYEIGQTMVDLMHAKLSTTTAYGATKANADRVMPKQAIDLGIDYTQFALGDSNYPINPKVVFTNRSKTAIPAGATISFQYGTTDTGEMSDWSGMKTTTTTQGHVGPNVGGLKGDFHTAEFTVPLGGIPAGGSITNQLKWTMPIAQFSNVIVTINGTSYSTTYDYPRGVTVVEPTGGTGGTTGGTTGGTTGGTAGGTTGGTTGGTGVCTATAWSATATYPGGAQVSHGGRTWTAKYWNQGDTPGAQQWGAWTDGGAC